Proteins from one Telopea speciosissima isolate NSW1024214 ecotype Mountain lineage chromosome 1, Tspe_v1, whole genome shotgun sequence genomic window:
- the LOC122670804 gene encoding LRR receptor kinase BAK1 isoform X1: MRVMEREIATSVLLWLVLVFHPLTKICANVEGDALHTLRINLEDPNNVLQSWDPTLVNPCTWFHVTCNNDNSVIRVDLGNAALSGQLVPQLGQLKNLQYLELYSNNISGIIPGDLGNLTSLVSLDLYLNNFSGPIPDSLGKLTKLRFLRLNNNSLTGEIPMSLTNVTALQVLDLSNNQLTGVVPDNGSFSLFTPISFANNLGLCGPVTGHPCPGSPPFSPPPPFIPPPSAPSPGGNTATGAIAGGVAAGAALLFAAPAIGFAWWRRRKPQEHFFDVPAEEDPEVHLGQLKRFSLRELQVATDSFSNKNILGRGGFGKVYKGRLADGSLVAVKRLKEERTPGGELQFQTEVEMISMAVHRNLLRLRGFCMTPTERLLVYPYMANGSVASCLRERPPGEPPLDWPTRKRIALGSARGLSYLHDHCDPKIIHRDVKAANILLDEEFEAVVGDFGLAKLMDYKDTHVTTAVRGTIGHIAPEYLSTGKSSEKTDVFGYGIMLLELITGQRAFDLARLANDDDVMLLDWVKGLLKEKKLEMLVDPDLQNNYVEAEVEQLIQVALLCTQGSPMDRPKMSDVVRMLEGDGLAERWEEWQKVEVVRQEVELAPHRNSEWIVDSTDNLHAVELSGPR, from the exons ATGAGAGTCATGGAGCGAGAGATCGCGACTTCGGTACTACTCTGGTTGGTCCTGGTGTTTCATCCGTTGACGAAGATCTGTGCTAATGTGGAAG GTGATGCTTTGCATACCCTTCGGATAAATTTAGAAGATCCTAATAATGTCCTGCAGAGTTGGGATCCTACCCTTGTCAATCCCTGCACATGGTTTCATGTTACATGTAACAATGATAACAGCGTTATTAGAGT TGATCTAGGGAATGCAGCATTGTCTGGTCAACTTGTCCCACAACTTGGTCAGCTTAAAAATCTGCAGTACTT GGAGCTTTATAGTAATAATATCAGTGGAATTATTCCTGGTGACCTTGGGAATCTGACGAGTTTGGTGAGCTTGGATCTTTATTTGAACAATTTCTCTGGTCCCATTCCTGACAGCTTGGGGAAGTTGACAAAGCTGCGTTTCCT CCGGCTTAACAACAACAGCTTGACGGGTGAAATTCCAATGTCTTTGACTAATGTCACTGCCTTGCAAGTTCT GGATCTCTCTAACAACCAGCTAACAGGAGTTGTCCCAGACAATGGCTCTTTTTCATTATTCACTCCAATCAG TTTTGCAAACAATTTGGGCTTGTGTGGCCCGGTTACTGGGCATCCTTGCCCAGGATCTCCTCCGTTTTCTCCACCCCCTCCATTTATCCCACCACCCTCGGCCCCATCTCCAG GAGGAAATACTGCCACTGGAGCAATTGCTGGTGGCGTGGCTGCTGGTGCTGCTTTATTGTTTGCTGCTCCTGCCATTGGGTTTGCATGGTGGCGTCGACGGAAACCACAAGAACATTTCTTTGATGTGCCTG CTGAAGAGGATCCAGAAGTTCATCTGGGTCAGCTGAAAAGGTTTTCTCTTCGAGAACTACAAGTTGCAACGGATAGCTTTAGCAACAAAAACATTCTCGGTAGAGGTGGATTTGGTAAGGTGTACAAAGGACGCCTAGCAGATGGTTCATTGGTTGCTGTAAAACGATTAAAAGAAGAGCGTACACCGGGTGGAGAACTGCAGTTTCAGACAGAGGTAGAGATGATCAGTATGGCCGTTCATCGGAATCTGCTAAGGCTCCGAGGTTTTTGCATGACACCAACTGAACGCTTGCTTGTTTATCCCTATATGGCGAATGGAAGTGTTGCATCATGTTTGAGAG AACGTCCACCTGGAGAACCACCTCTTGATTGGCCTACACGCAAACGGATTGCTTTGGGATCAGCTAGAGGGCTTTCATATTTGCATGATCACTGTGACCCGAAGATCATTCACCGTGATGTCAAAGCTGCAAATATTTTGTTGGATGAAGAGTTTGAGGCTGTTGTTGGAGATTTTGGGTTGGCTAAACTTATGGACTACAAAGACACGCATGTAACTACTGCTGTACGTGGCACAATTGGACATATAGCCCCAGAATACCTTTCCACTGGTAAATCTTCAGAAAAGACCGATGTTTTTGGGTACGGGATCATGCTTCTTGAACTTATAACTGGACAGAGGGCCTTTGATCTTGCTCGGCTTGCCAACGATGATGATGTCATGTTACTGGATTGG GTTAAAGGACTCCTCAAGGAGAAGAAATTGGAAATGTTGGTCGATCCTGATCTTCAAAACAATTATGTCGAAGCAGAAGTAGAGCAGCTAATCCAGGTCGCATTGCTTTGTACACAAGGATCACCAATGGACCGGCCTAAGATGTCAGATGTTGTGAGAATGCTCGAAGGTGATGGGTTGGCAGAGAGGTGGGAAGAATGGCAGAAGGTGGAGGTAGTCCGACAGGAGGTTGAGCTAGCCCCTCACCGGAATTCTGAATGGATTGTTGATTCTACAGACAACCTACATGCTGTTGAATTATCTGGTCCAAGGTGA
- the LOC122670804 gene encoding somatic embryogenesis receptor kinase 2 isoform X2 — MRVMEREIATSVLLWLVLVFHPLTKICANVEGDALHTLRINLEDPNNVLQSWDPTLVNPCTWFHVTCNNDNSVIRVDLGNAALSGQLVPQLGQLKNLQYFRLNNNSLTGEIPMSLTNVTALQVLDLSNNQLTGVVPDNGSFSLFTPISFANNLGLCGPVTGHPCPGSPPFSPPPPFIPPPSAPSPGGNTATGAIAGGVAAGAALLFAAPAIGFAWWRRRKPQEHFFDVPAEEDPEVHLGQLKRFSLRELQVATDSFSNKNILGRGGFGKVYKGRLADGSLVAVKRLKEERTPGGELQFQTEVEMISMAVHRNLLRLRGFCMTPTERLLVYPYMANGSVASCLRERPPGEPPLDWPTRKRIALGSARGLSYLHDHCDPKIIHRDVKAANILLDEEFEAVVGDFGLAKLMDYKDTHVTTAVRGTIGHIAPEYLSTGKSSEKTDVFGYGIMLLELITGQRAFDLARLANDDDVMLLDWVKGLLKEKKLEMLVDPDLQNNYVEAEVEQLIQVALLCTQGSPMDRPKMSDVVRMLEGDGLAERWEEWQKVEVVRQEVELAPHRNSEWIVDSTDNLHAVELSGPR, encoded by the exons ATGAGAGTCATGGAGCGAGAGATCGCGACTTCGGTACTACTCTGGTTGGTCCTGGTGTTTCATCCGTTGACGAAGATCTGTGCTAATGTGGAAG GTGATGCTTTGCATACCCTTCGGATAAATTTAGAAGATCCTAATAATGTCCTGCAGAGTTGGGATCCTACCCTTGTCAATCCCTGCACATGGTTTCATGTTACATGTAACAATGATAACAGCGTTATTAGAGT TGATCTAGGGAATGCAGCATTGTCTGGTCAACTTGTCCCACAACTTGGTCAGCTTAAAAATCTGCAGTACTT CCGGCTTAACAACAACAGCTTGACGGGTGAAATTCCAATGTCTTTGACTAATGTCACTGCCTTGCAAGTTCT GGATCTCTCTAACAACCAGCTAACAGGAGTTGTCCCAGACAATGGCTCTTTTTCATTATTCACTCCAATCAG TTTTGCAAACAATTTGGGCTTGTGTGGCCCGGTTACTGGGCATCCTTGCCCAGGATCTCCTCCGTTTTCTCCACCCCCTCCATTTATCCCACCACCCTCGGCCCCATCTCCAG GAGGAAATACTGCCACTGGAGCAATTGCTGGTGGCGTGGCTGCTGGTGCTGCTTTATTGTTTGCTGCTCCTGCCATTGGGTTTGCATGGTGGCGTCGACGGAAACCACAAGAACATTTCTTTGATGTGCCTG CTGAAGAGGATCCAGAAGTTCATCTGGGTCAGCTGAAAAGGTTTTCTCTTCGAGAACTACAAGTTGCAACGGATAGCTTTAGCAACAAAAACATTCTCGGTAGAGGTGGATTTGGTAAGGTGTACAAAGGACGCCTAGCAGATGGTTCATTGGTTGCTGTAAAACGATTAAAAGAAGAGCGTACACCGGGTGGAGAACTGCAGTTTCAGACAGAGGTAGAGATGATCAGTATGGCCGTTCATCGGAATCTGCTAAGGCTCCGAGGTTTTTGCATGACACCAACTGAACGCTTGCTTGTTTATCCCTATATGGCGAATGGAAGTGTTGCATCATGTTTGAGAG AACGTCCACCTGGAGAACCACCTCTTGATTGGCCTACACGCAAACGGATTGCTTTGGGATCAGCTAGAGGGCTTTCATATTTGCATGATCACTGTGACCCGAAGATCATTCACCGTGATGTCAAAGCTGCAAATATTTTGTTGGATGAAGAGTTTGAGGCTGTTGTTGGAGATTTTGGGTTGGCTAAACTTATGGACTACAAAGACACGCATGTAACTACTGCTGTACGTGGCACAATTGGACATATAGCCCCAGAATACCTTTCCACTGGTAAATCTTCAGAAAAGACCGATGTTTTTGGGTACGGGATCATGCTTCTTGAACTTATAACTGGACAGAGGGCCTTTGATCTTGCTCGGCTTGCCAACGATGATGATGTCATGTTACTGGATTGG GTTAAAGGACTCCTCAAGGAGAAGAAATTGGAAATGTTGGTCGATCCTGATCTTCAAAACAATTATGTCGAAGCAGAAGTAGAGCAGCTAATCCAGGTCGCATTGCTTTGTACACAAGGATCACCAATGGACCGGCCTAAGATGTCAGATGTTGTGAGAATGCTCGAAGGTGATGGGTTGGCAGAGAGGTGGGAAGAATGGCAGAAGGTGGAGGTAGTCCGACAGGAGGTTGAGCTAGCCCCTCACCGGAATTCTGAATGGATTGTTGATTCTACAGACAACCTACATGCTGTTGAATTATCTGGTCCAAGGTGA